In Candidatus Methylomirabilota bacterium, the following proteins share a genomic window:
- a CDS encoding DUF2889 domain-containing protein: MSATQLQPRLLAGRDTYQRRVEAWTDNLEAEALTHTVRIADDDRAVELEVLALPSPAYEIRNASCRVLAGDVGPDVVLGMASLAGVRMVAGFTRRVAEATGGGAGAPLAVDAAIEVARLARQTTRLPRAQAERAGTGAWECWQLDMAGWVDLPESCFTYSQAGRAVFGTRTVTATAEPDLYSPRPGQRRVFVRRKLASLARLEGRLRLFHSMHDNVHGFELTCEVDAASGTIVQAEHITSRLPYAGVCTEPQARLRALVGERVDEGLRKRLGTLVGGPSGCSQLYDLTADLLKLLAA, encoded by the coding sequence GTGAGCGCAACCCAGCTGCAGCCGCGTCTCCTGGCCGGACGTGACACGTACCAGCGCCGGGTGGAGGCGTGGACCGACAACCTCGAGGCCGAGGCCCTGACCCACACGGTCAGGATCGCCGACGACGACCGCGCCGTGGAGCTCGAGGTCCTCGCCCTGCCCTCGCCGGCCTACGAGATCCGGAATGCCTCGTGTCGGGTTCTGGCCGGGGATGTCGGCCCCGACGTCGTTCTGGGCATGGCGTCCCTGGCCGGAGTCAGGATGGTGGCCGGGTTCACGCGCCGAGTCGCTGAGGCCACGGGCGGCGGCGCCGGCGCGCCTCTGGCGGTGGACGCGGCCATCGAGGTCGCGCGGCTGGCCCGTCAGACGACCAGATTGCCTCGCGCGCAGGCGGAGCGGGCGGGGACCGGCGCCTGGGAGTGCTGGCAGCTCGACATGGCCGGGTGGGTCGACCTGCCCGAGTCCTGCTTCACCTACAGCCAGGCCGGCCGCGCGGTCTTCGGAACCCGCACGGTCACCGCGACGGCCGAGCCCGACCTCTACAGCCCCCGGCCCGGCCAGCGGCGCGTATTCGTGAGGCGGAAGTTGGCGAGCCTGGCGCGCCTCGAGGGCCGTCTCCGGCTTTTCCACTCCATGCACGACAACGTGCACGGCTTCGAGCTGACGTGCGAGGTCGATGCCGCCTCCGGCACGATCGTCCAGGCCGAGCACATCACTTCCCGGCTGCCGTACGCGGGCGTCTGCACGGAGCCCCAGGCGCGGCTGCGCGCGCTGGTGGGCGAGCGCGTGGACGAGGGGCTGCGCAAGCGCCTCGGCACGCTCGTGGGCGGCCCGTCGGGCTGCAGCCAGCTCTACGACCTCACGGCCGAC